In Lujinxingia sediminis, a single genomic region encodes these proteins:
- a CDS encoding sigma-54-dependent transcriptional regulator, whose protein sequence is MNELRVLIIDDEESIRHMLSMTLRKEGCTLRAVEHGEDGLKELIANRYDVVLCDVRMPRMGGLELLDELRSRQIETMVIVMSAFGNRELAIEALKRGAYDYIDKPFTRDEIVLTLAKARERLRLRRENEELRARVTNQKGLGRLIGQSEPMQQVFATLERVATFKSTVLLTGESGTGKELAARAIHELSPRSEGPFVAINCGAIPEALLESELFGHVRGAFTDASSDHEGLFLAASGGTLFLDEIAELPLPLQVKLLRVLQEGEVRRVGDTKSVPIDVRIVAASLHDMAKRVDEGLFREDLFYRINVIALRLPALRERPDDIPLLVRHFIEEQNQRQGTSVRGVEAQALEVLTRYAWPGNVRELYNAMERGVVMSVSEQITLEDLPPQLRQAQSPLQAVLSSDELSIKKLSAELERVLITRALARTEGNRSAAARLLEISHRALLYKLKDYAIDT, encoded by the coding sequence ATGAATGAGCTGCGCGTTCTGATCATCGACGATGAAGAGAGCATCCGACACATGCTCTCAATGACGCTGCGCAAAGAAGGCTGCACGCTGCGCGCGGTCGAACACGGCGAAGATGGCCTCAAGGAGCTCATCGCCAACCGCTACGACGTGGTCTTATGCGATGTGCGCATGCCGAGGATGGGCGGACTGGAACTGCTCGACGAGTTGCGCAGCCGCCAGATCGAGACGATGGTCATCGTCATGAGCGCGTTTGGAAACCGTGAGCTGGCCATCGAGGCACTCAAGCGCGGCGCCTACGACTATATCGACAAGCCTTTTACGCGTGACGAGATCGTGCTCACCCTGGCCAAGGCCAGGGAGCGGCTGCGGCTGCGTCGCGAAAACGAGGAGTTGCGCGCCCGGGTCACCAACCAGAAGGGGTTGGGTCGTCTCATTGGCCAGTCCGAGCCCATGCAACAGGTCTTCGCCACCCTGGAGCGCGTGGCCACCTTCAAGTCCACGGTGCTGCTCACCGGGGAGTCGGGCACCGGTAAAGAGCTCGCCGCGCGCGCCATTCACGAACTCTCCCCGCGCAGTGAGGGGCCCTTTGTGGCAATCAATTGCGGTGCGATCCCCGAGGCCCTCCTCGAAAGTGAACTTTTTGGCCATGTGCGCGGCGCCTTCACCGATGCCAGCAGCGATCACGAGGGGCTTTTTCTGGCGGCCAGCGGCGGGACGCTCTTTCTCGACGAGATCGCCGAGCTGCCCCTCCCCTTACAGGTGAAACTTCTGCGCGTGCTCCAGGAGGGCGAGGTGCGACGTGTGGGCGACACAAAGAGCGTGCCGATCGATGTGAGGATTGTCGCCGCCTCCCTGCACGATATGGCAAAACGCGTCGACGAGGGGCTCTTTCGCGAAGATCTCTTCTACCGCATCAACGTCATCGCGCTGCGGCTGCCGGCGTTGCGAGAGCGCCCCGACGATATCCCCCTGCTGGTGCGTCACTTCATCGAGGAGCAGAACCAGCGCCAGGGAACTTCAGTGCGCGGGGTTGAAGCCCAGGCTCTGGAGGTGCTCACCCGCTACGCCTGGCCGGGCAACGTGCGCGAGCTCTACAACGCCATGGAGCGCGGCGTGGTGATGAGCGTCTCGGAGCAGATCACCCTGGAGGATCTTCCTCCCCAGCTGCGGCAGGCCCAGAGCCCGCTGCAAGCCGTGCTCAGCAGCGACGAGCTCTCCATCAAAAAACTCTCCGCCGAGCTTGAGCGCGTCCTCATCACCCGGGCGCTTGCGCGCACCGAAGGAAACCGAAGCGCCGCGGCGCGCCTGCTGGAGATCAGCCACCGCGCCCTGCTCTACAAGCTCAAAGACTACGCCATCGACACCTAA
- a CDS encoding valine--tRNA ligase — protein sequence MKVDETYDPTRVESDWYEFWTEKGFFKADAHSEKPPYTIMIPPPNVTGSLHMGHALFVTLQDLLIRWKRMQGYEALWLPGTDHAGIATQVMVERQLASEGTDRHALGREAFIERVWEWKREHGGRIIDQLKHMGASCDWERERFTLDEGLSKAVREAFVTLFEEDLIYRAERMVDWDPVGQTVLSDLEVDREEEPGKFWYMRYPLADGSGHIVVGTTRPETMLGDSAVAVHPDDERYASMIGKMIDLPIVGRQIPIIADTELPDPEKGTGAVKVTPAHDPNDFECGKRHDLELIQVIGFDATMIAPAPEDFVGLDRYEARKLVIKRFEELGLLEKIEDRPFAPGRSSRTGVIVEPLPMLQWFVKGKPLADPAIEAVENGQTEIIPEVWKKTYDHFMYNIRDWCISRQLWWGHQIPAWYCQECDEVIVTREDPTACTACGSTDIKRDEDVLDTWFSSALWPFSTLGWPEKTPELEKFYTTQVLETGFDILFFWVARMMMMGIHFMGEVPFEKVFLHAMVRDAEGRKMSKTSGNVIDPLHMIYGAKAEELDPTIHAELLRQYPEGVDPQGADALRFTLAIYAAQGRDVKLDIKRIEGYRAFLNKLWNGARFALMNLKDFEPAAYTTFDGDWQQGEPPFDLSAISTADKWILARLNDTIEAVESALEGFRFNEAAQELYHFVWGAFCDWYIELIKPTLYEDGEEFAARGNATRGVLLYTLDVILRLMHPIAPYITEDIWQSLPRGEGGPESVMVSTWPKARPELAFADERASMETLIELITAIRAIRGETNVKPGQTIEEVFFVTEDPAQARIIEAGAAYIQRQARVDAVSVIGREQGDAISAAATAVAAGVDIRIPLAGLIDIEEERARISKELDRVRDDIGFVSKKLGNEKFVAKAPEAIVAKEREKLAAYQEELATLEKSLAEIEALAASNKA from the coding sequence ATGAAAGTCGATGAGACCTACGACCCGACCCGGGTGGAATCCGACTGGTACGAGTTCTGGACCGAAAAGGGCTTCTTCAAGGCCGACGCCCACAGCGAGAAGCCGCCCTACACGATCATGATTCCGCCGCCCAACGTCACCGGAAGCCTGCACATGGGTCATGCCCTCTTTGTGACGCTGCAGGATCTGCTGATCCGCTGGAAGCGTATGCAGGGCTACGAGGCACTGTGGTTGCCCGGAACCGACCACGCTGGCATCGCCACCCAGGTCATGGTCGAGCGCCAGCTCGCCAGCGAGGGCACCGACCGTCATGCGCTCGGTCGTGAGGCGTTCATCGAGCGGGTCTGGGAGTGGAAGCGTGAGCATGGCGGTCGCATCATCGACCAGCTCAAGCATATGGGCGCCTCCTGCGACTGGGAGCGTGAGCGCTTTACCCTTGATGAGGGCTTGAGCAAGGCGGTGCGTGAGGCCTTTGTGACCCTCTTTGAAGAGGACCTGATCTACCGCGCAGAACGCATGGTCGACTGGGACCCGGTCGGCCAGACGGTGCTTTCGGATCTTGAGGTCGACCGCGAGGAGGAGCCCGGCAAGTTCTGGTACATGCGCTACCCGCTGGCCGACGGCTCCGGGCACATCGTGGTGGGCACCACGCGCCCCGAGACGATGCTCGGGGATAGCGCGGTGGCCGTGCACCCCGACGATGAACGCTACGCCTCGATGATCGGCAAGATGATCGATCTTCCTATCGTCGGTCGACAGATCCCGATCATCGCCGATACCGAACTTCCCGACCCCGAGAAGGGCACCGGCGCCGTCAAGGTCACCCCGGCCCACGATCCCAACGACTTCGAGTGCGGAAAGCGCCACGATCTGGAGCTGATTCAGGTCATCGGCTTCGACGCGACGATGATCGCGCCGGCCCCGGAAGACTTCGTGGGACTGGATCGCTATGAGGCCCGCAAGCTCGTCATTAAGCGTTTTGAGGAGCTCGGCCTGCTGGAGAAGATCGAAGATCGCCCCTTTGCCCCCGGCCGAAGCTCGCGCACCGGCGTGATCGTCGAGCCGCTCCCGATGTTGCAGTGGTTCGTCAAAGGCAAGCCCCTGGCCGACCCGGCGATTGAGGCCGTGGAGAACGGTCAGACCGAGATCATCCCGGAGGTCTGGAAGAAGACCTACGACCACTTCATGTACAACATCCGTGACTGGTGCATCAGCCGCCAGCTGTGGTGGGGCCACCAGATTCCGGCCTGGTACTGTCAGGAGTGTGACGAAGTCATTGTCACCCGCGAAGATCCCACCGCCTGCACCGCCTGCGGCAGCACCGACATCAAGCGCGATGAAGACGTGCTCGATACCTGGTTCTCAAGCGCCCTGTGGCCCTTCTCGACCCTGGGCTGGCCGGAGAAGACCCCGGAGCTTGAGAAGTTCTACACCACCCAGGTGCTCGAGACGGGCTTCGACATCCTTTTCTTCTGGGTGGCCCGCATGATGATGATGGGCATTCACTTCATGGGTGAGGTGCCCTTTGAGAAGGTCTTTTTGCACGCGATGGTGCGCGACGCCGAAGGGCGCAAGATGTCGAAGACCAGCGGCAACGTCATCGACCCGCTGCATATGATCTACGGGGCAAAGGCCGAGGAGCTTGACCCGACCATTCACGCCGAGCTCTTGCGTCAGTACCCCGAAGGGGTCGACCCGCAGGGGGCAGACGCGCTGCGCTTTACGCTTGCGATCTATGCGGCGCAGGGCCGCGATGTGAAACTTGATATCAAGCGCATCGAGGGCTACCGCGCCTTCCTCAACAAGCTGTGGAACGGGGCGCGTTTTGCCCTGATGAACCTCAAAGACTTTGAGCCCGCCGCCTACACCACCTTCGATGGGGACTGGCAGCAGGGCGAGCCTCCCTTTGACCTCTCGGCGATCTCCACCGCGGATAAGTGGATTCTTGCGCGCCTCAACGACACCATCGAAGCGGTGGAGAGCGCGCTGGAGGGCTTCCGCTTCAATGAGGCCGCCCAGGAGCTCTACCACTTCGTCTGGGGGGCCTTCTGCGACTGGTACATCGAACTGATCAAGCCCACATTGTATGAGGACGGTGAGGAGTTTGCCGCGCGGGGTAACGCCACGCGCGGGGTGCTTTTGTATACGCTCGATGTGATCCTGCGCCTGATGCACCCGATCGCCCCCTACATCACCGAGGACATCTGGCAGTCGTTGCCGCGCGGTGAAGGTGGCCCCGAGAGCGTGATGGTGAGCACCTGGCCCAAAGCGCGCCCGGAGCTTGCCTTCGCCGATGAGCGGGCCTCCATGGAGACGCTCATCGAGCTCATCACCGCCATCCGCGCCATCCGCGGTGAGACCAACGTCAAGCCCGGGCAGACCATCGAAGAGGTCTTCTTTGTGACGGAAGATCCCGCCCAGGCTCGCATCATCGAGGCCGGTGCGGCCTACATCCAGCGCCAGGCTCGCGTCGATGCCGTCAGCGTGATTGGCCGCGAGCAGGGCGACGCGATCAGCGCTGCAGCTACCGCGGTGGCCGCCGGCGTCGATATCCGCATCCCGCTTGCCGGGCTGATCGATATCGAGGAAGAGCGCGCTCGCATCTCCAAAGAGCTCGATCGGGTGCGCGATGACATCGGGTTTGTCTCCAAAAAGCTCGGTAACGAGAAGTTCGTCGCCAAAGCGCCGGAAGCCATCGTCGCGAAAGAACGCGAAAAGTTGGCGGCATATCAGGAAGAACTGGCGACGTTAGAGAAGAGCCTGGCCGAGATCGAGGCGTTGGCTGCCTCCAACAAGGCCTGA
- a CDS encoding serine/threonine-protein kinase, translating to MTPPQSLSPGAILADRFAIEARLGAGGYGEVYAARDSHGPRQVALKILHHEATANDPRAVVRMRQEAEFLRAIDHPHIVRVFEVVHDPTFGEFLVMERVEGQGLNALIAAQGPLSSERVLRVGTQLLSALDGAHTVGILHRDLKPENILIGKDERGDDHVKLVDFGIAKGSNILNAEPDEGVTLVKTRVNSFVGTSRYAAPEMMVGDPLEPSADIFCVGLVLFEALTGEALVKGATRNALMQELVFPRPFDLSAAPDIWRPWLEKALEKSPSRRFQSCEEALDALAEAFGSLNAMLPDEASITLEPALELAEDDLLTRSLEAPAHTLFSDDALRASLERAASAEPGASPLPTATSLPPELDPEEIAETNQWESLDIDYAALAERRQRAETPRAQLAPPSPGPSPPPAAREQGFGPMTFISVALLTFLIVLAIFFALSSGGPL from the coding sequence ATGACACCCCCTCAATCACTGAGTCCCGGCGCGATCCTTGCCGATCGCTTCGCCATCGAAGCTCGTCTGGGCGCAGGTGGTTATGGCGAGGTCTACGCTGCGCGCGACAGCCACGGCCCCCGTCAGGTCGCGCTGAAGATTCTGCATCATGAAGCCACCGCCAACGACCCCAGAGCGGTGGTGCGCATGCGTCAGGAGGCGGAGTTTTTACGCGCAATCGATCACCCTCATATCGTCAGGGTGTTTGAAGTCGTCCACGACCCGACCTTTGGCGAGTTTCTGGTCATGGAACGCGTCGAGGGTCAGGGGCTTAACGCCCTGATCGCCGCGCAGGGGCCGCTGTCCTCGGAGCGCGTGCTGCGCGTCGGCACCCAGCTCTTAAGCGCCCTGGATGGTGCGCATACCGTGGGCATTCTGCACCGCGATCTCAAACCCGAAAACATCCTCATCGGAAAGGATGAGCGGGGCGACGATCACGTCAAGCTGGTGGATTTTGGCATTGCCAAGGGCTCGAACATCCTCAACGCCGAGCCCGACGAGGGCGTCACACTGGTGAAGACCCGCGTCAACAGTTTTGTGGGCACCTCCCGCTATGCCGCCCCCGAGATGATGGTTGGCGATCCGCTCGAGCCCAGCGCGGATATCTTCTGCGTGGGACTGGTCCTCTTTGAGGCGCTCACCGGTGAGGCGCTCGTCAAGGGGGCGACGCGCAATGCCTTGATGCAGGAGCTTGTCTTTCCCCGGCCTTTCGATCTTTCTGCCGCGCCAGACATCTGGCGTCCCTGGCTTGAGAAGGCGCTGGAGAAGTCCCCCTCGCGTCGCTTTCAAAGCTGTGAAGAGGCGCTTGATGCGCTGGCGGAGGCCTTTGGCTCCCTGAATGCGATGCTTCCCGACGAGGCTTCCATTACCCTGGAGCCGGCGCTGGAGTTGGCCGAAGACGATCTTCTCACGCGCTCGCTGGAGGCACCCGCCCACACACTCTTCTCCGATGACGCGCTCCGCGCGTCCTTAGAGCGGGCGGCCAGCGCCGAGCCCGGAGCGTCTCCCCTGCCGACGGCCACATCCCTACCGCCGGAGCTGGACCCGGAGGAGATCGCTGAGACCAACCAGTGGGAGTCGCTCGATATCGACTACGCCGCGCTGGCCGAGCGGCGCCAGCGGGCTGAAACACCCCGGGCTCAGCTCGCCCCCCCCTCTCCAGGCCCGTCGCCGCCTCCGGCGGCGCGGGAGCAGGGGTTTGGGCCCATGACATTTATCTCTGTGGCACTGCTGACTTTTCTGATTGTGCTGGCGATCTTTTTCGCCCTGAGCTCGGGAGGCCCGCTGTGA
- a CDS encoding ATP-grasp domain-containing protein — MKLALISTNRNLYSTRRLWEAARKAGHDVRFLHPRRCTTGVDLKGTLISTDGLRMEGFDAAIPRFGASQTRAGLVLLDLLQARGVVTLNTSAAIERCRDKLRSIQHLAIAGLPVPPTVSLYDAERLDETVDQLGGLPIIIKLIKGSHGVGVIRCDTIETLRSTVETLWSLNEEVLLQRYIGESAGKDLRVFVVAGEVVGAMERRAGPGEFRANLHRGGSAQAVDLSDELREIALRATEALGLGIAGVDLLMSAYGPLILEVNASPGLEGIEAATGKDIARQIIRATTALSSS; from the coding sequence GTGAAGCTGGCGTTAATCTCCACCAACCGAAATCTCTACTCCACGCGTCGCCTCTGGGAGGCCGCCCGAAAGGCCGGCCATGACGTGCGATTCTTACACCCGCGCCGTTGCACCACCGGGGTCGACCTCAAGGGCACTCTGATCAGCACCGACGGGCTGCGCATGGAGGGGTTCGACGCCGCCATCCCACGTTTCGGGGCCTCGCAGACACGCGCCGGGCTGGTACTTCTCGATCTTTTACAGGCGCGAGGCGTGGTCACACTCAATACCAGCGCAGCAATCGAGCGCTGTCGCGACAAGCTCCGCTCGATACAACATCTCGCCATTGCCGGCCTTCCCGTGCCGCCGACGGTGAGTCTCTACGACGCGGAGCGTCTCGACGAGACCGTCGACCAGCTCGGCGGGCTGCCGATCATCATCAAACTCATCAAGGGCTCTCACGGCGTGGGGGTGATACGCTGCGATACGATCGAGACGCTTCGCTCCACGGTGGAAACGTTGTGGTCACTTAACGAAGAGGTGCTCCTGCAGCGTTACATCGGAGAGAGCGCCGGCAAAGATCTGCGCGTCTTCGTCGTCGCCGGAGAGGTTGTCGGTGCGATGGAGCGTCGCGCCGGCCCGGGCGAGTTTCGGGCGAACCTGCATCGCGGTGGTTCGGCGCAGGCCGTTGACTTAAGTGACGAGCTGCGCGAGATCGCTCTGAGGGCCACCGAGGCCCTGGGTCTGGGGATCGCCGGCGTCGACCTCCTGATGAGCGCCTACGGACCTCTGATTCTCGAGGTTAATGCCTCCCCCGGCCTGGAAGGCATTGAGGCCGCCACCGGCAAAGACATCGCCCGCCAGATCATCCGCGCGACCACCGCGCTGAGCTCCAGCTAA
- a CDS encoding response regulator produces the protein MSQTVLVADDSRTIRKVVQMALKASTYDVVGVGSAREAVEAAQQRPSVILLDYYMPDGSGYDVCRALKNNAATSAIPVIMLGGAYKSFDAQMARDCGASQVVMKPFKTDDLIKAIDQAVSQPAEAPALPPAPVAAPQPPQTPARPFAQPDATPMPPAAPQRQPMNTGSQPRIPSATPPRTPSGSQPRIPSGSQPRIATPDVNASSRQPSPATTPMPGAASGSGVSPLPMGRAEIENFIREEVKNAVRDELPGLLRNVMGEVFQQKVLPKLLQHSDDKIQETLDAQLSERISRQVRMELERLLSEE, from the coding sequence ATGAGCCAGACGGTCCTCGTCGCCGATGACAGCCGCACGATCCGTAAAGTGGTCCAGATGGCGCTCAAAGCCTCGACCTACGACGTCGTCGGTGTCGGGAGCGCGCGCGAAGCCGTGGAGGCGGCGCAGCAGCGTCCCTCGGTGATCTTGCTCGATTACTACATGCCCGATGGCAGCGGCTACGACGTCTGTCGCGCGCTCAAGAATAACGCGGCGACCAGCGCCATCCCGGTGATTATGCTCGGCGGTGCCTACAAGAGCTTCGACGCCCAGATGGCCCGAGACTGCGGCGCATCGCAGGTGGTGATGAAGCCCTTTAAGACCGATGACCTGATCAAGGCCATCGATCAGGCGGTCAGCCAGCCAGCTGAAGCACCTGCGCTCCCGCCGGCTCCGGTCGCGGCACCGCAACCTCCCCAGACTCCGGCGCGCCCCTTTGCGCAACCCGACGCCACGCCCATGCCTCCGGCCGCTCCGCAGCGCCAGCCGATGAACACCGGAAGCCAGCCGCGTATCCCCTCGGCTACGCCGCCGCGCACGCCCTCCGGCAGTCAGCCGCGCATCCCCTCCGGGAGCCAGCCGCGCATCGCCACGCCTGACGTCAATGCGTCCTCCCGCCAGCCCTCGCCGGCGACCACTCCGATGCCGGGTGCAGCGTCTGGCTCGGGGGTGAGTCCGCTCCCGATGGGACGCGCCGAGATTGAGAACTTCATTCGCGAAGAGGTCAAAAACGCGGTGCGCGATGAGCTCCCCGGCCTCTTGCGAAACGTCATGGGTGAGGTCTTCCAGCAGAAGGTGCTCCCGAAGCTCCTTCAGCACAGCGATGACAAGATCCAGGAAACCCTCGACGCCCAGCTCTCCGAGCGGATCTCCCGCCAGGTACGCATGGAGCTCGAGCGACTGCTCAGCGAGGAGTAA
- a CDS encoding multiheme c-type cytochrome: MAFPARWTLCALLSTTALLLSACEREPTPDDKATSEVQAEVPEDETITEKDDPVELIEPSDLGPKAPAIYFTTGLKGYTEPCGCTADVLLGGIDRITAFVSDSRALHPEALMIDGGDWLLEYDTIEPHMEPQERAKADVLAAAHKSMGTLFSVPGSRDLALGVDFYLEKMNQAGMMPLSANLQLQETTPKATHIAELGAWKVGFIGLTQPALVETIEQVEARDEEVALREALGQLPDVDATVLVYQGSPDRAEELAALAGIDFVIQGHDPEKRVDAVALDGDTFLLEAYDQGRYVGRLKLYGLEAEGAFEDARSVSAEEREALRTQIEHVEGNISLLDVRTGGEETPLRKRLQERVDGLKEELARLERQGFEIPEQGRAFLFELVDMEPGYRLDDAIEKAREDYNADLARLNADVEREVVPVEEGQPFYIGTAQCATCHVQAHEFWKGTDHAAAVATLEERNKAFDQSCIGCHVVGWEEPGGSVLGKITYEAELGGTTFTKDLNNVGCESCHGPGSQHRLQPLDASGTPQHILRKPTEEACASCHVEEHSPGFDFGVYVRQITGEGHSYSGAP; the protein is encoded by the coding sequence ATGGCATTCCCCGCTCGATGGACGCTCTGCGCGCTCCTCTCAACCACCGCGTTGCTGCTCAGCGCCTGTGAGCGCGAGCCCACCCCGGACGATAAGGCAACGTCGGAGGTGCAGGCCGAAGTCCCCGAGGATGAGACCATCACCGAGAAGGACGATCCGGTGGAGCTTATCGAGCCCTCCGATCTGGGGCCGAAGGCGCCGGCGATCTACTTTACCACCGGACTCAAAGGCTACACCGAGCCCTGCGGTTGCACGGCCGATGTGTTGCTCGGAGGCATCGATCGCATCACCGCTTTCGTGAGCGACTCACGCGCGTTGCACCCCGAGGCGTTGATGATCGACGGCGGCGACTGGCTCCTGGAGTATGACACGATCGAGCCTCATATGGAGCCCCAGGAGCGCGCGAAGGCCGATGTGCTCGCTGCCGCACATAAATCGATGGGCACGCTCTTCTCGGTGCCCGGCTCCCGCGACCTGGCCCTGGGGGTGGACTTCTACCTGGAGAAGATGAACCAGGCCGGCATGATGCCGCTCTCGGCCAACCTCCAGCTGCAGGAGACAACGCCGAAGGCCACTCACATCGCTGAGTTGGGTGCATGGAAGGTGGGCTTTATCGGGCTGACCCAGCCGGCGCTGGTGGAGACGATCGAGCAGGTTGAAGCGCGTGACGAAGAAGTGGCGCTGCGCGAGGCCCTGGGCCAACTTCCCGACGTCGACGCCACGGTGCTCGTATACCAGGGTTCGCCCGATCGAGCTGAAGAACTGGCTGCGCTCGCGGGTATCGATTTTGTGATTCAGGGGCATGATCCCGAAAAGCGCGTCGACGCGGTGGCGCTCGACGGGGACACCTTCTTGCTTGAAGCCTACGACCAGGGACGCTACGTGGGCCGCCTCAAGCTCTATGGGTTGGAGGCGGAAGGTGCGTTTGAAGACGCCCGCTCGGTCAGTGCCGAAGAGCGCGAGGCGCTGCGAACTCAGATCGAGCATGTGGAGGGCAACATCAGCTTGCTCGACGTGCGCACCGGCGGGGAGGAGACTCCGCTTCGCAAACGTCTTCAGGAGCGGGTCGACGGGCTCAAAGAAGAGCTTGCTCGTCTGGAGCGTCAGGGATTTGAGATTCCCGAGCAGGGGCGGGCGTTCCTCTTTGAACTCGTGGATATGGAGCCGGGCTACCGCCTGGACGACGCCATCGAGAAGGCCCGCGAGGACTACAACGCCGATCTGGCGCGTCTCAACGCCGACGTGGAACGGGAGGTCGTCCCGGTGGAAGAGGGGCAGCCTTTCTACATCGGTACCGCTCAGTGTGCGACCTGCCACGTGCAGGCTCATGAGTTCTGGAAAGGCACCGATCATGCCGCGGCGGTGGCCACGCTGGAGGAGCGCAATAAGGCGTTTGACCAGAGCTGCATCGGTTGCCACGTGGTCGGCTGGGAAGAGCCCGGAGGCAGCGTGCTCGGAAAGATCACTTACGAGGCGGAGCTGGGCGGCACGACCTTTACCAAAGATCTTAATAACGTCGGCTGCGAGAGCTGCCACGGCCCTGGCTCCCAGCATCGCCTTCAGCCTCTGGATGCCAGCGGGACGCCTCAGCATATTTTGCGCAAGCCTACCGAAGAGGCCTGCGCGAGCTGCCATGTTGAGGAGCACTCCCCTGGCTTTGATTTCGGCGTCTACGTGCGTCAGATCACCGGCGAAGGCCATAGCTATTCGGGAGCCCCCTGA
- a CDS encoding M48 family metallopeptidase: MSQQNLWKDKKGGRPRRGQLVLGELPAGLRLSVPEAQALHKALEDHLGAVVLVLTDNRRRMVSARRIGTRIELRAHHMFVGCEAEVIEALARLALRAEELDEARATIRDYIARNRDTIRFDVDEDQLQARGQIHDLQAMLDRWRARFPVEELADIVITWGRYGRGRRSIRFGSFDFDRRLIRIHPVLDQPWVPDYFVEFVVYHELLHALFPPRQTATRRVVHTPRFREMEARFPRYAEAMAWEQHNLPRLMDR, from the coding sequence ATGTCGCAGCAAAATCTATGGAAGGATAAAAAAGGTGGTCGGCCCCGACGCGGGCAGCTCGTGCTTGGCGAGCTGCCCGCCGGGTTGCGCCTCTCGGTACCGGAGGCGCAGGCGCTGCATAAGGCGCTGGAAGACCACCTGGGCGCGGTGGTGCTCGTGCTCACCGACAACCGCCGCCGTATGGTCAGCGCGCGCCGTATTGGCACGCGCATCGAACTTCGCGCCCACCATATGTTCGTGGGCTGTGAGGCGGAGGTCATCGAAGCGCTGGCCCGTCTGGCCCTTCGCGCCGAGGAGCTCGATGAGGCTCGGGCTACCATCCGCGATTATATCGCGCGAAACCGCGACACCATCCGCTTTGATGTCGACGAGGATCAACTGCAGGCTCGCGGTCAAATCCATGACCTTCAGGCGATGCTCGATCGCTGGCGAGCGCGTTTTCCTGTCGAAGAACTCGCTGATATCGTCATCACCTGGGGGCGCTATGGCCGGGGCCGGCGTTCGATTCGCTTTGGTAGCTTCGACTTCGATCGCCGCCTGATCCGCATTCACCCGGTGCTCGACCAGCCCTGGGTGCCGGATTATTTTGTGGAGTTCGTGGTGTATCATGAGCTGCTCCACGCGCTTTTTCCGCCCCGTCAGACGGCGACCCGGCGCGTGGTGCACACCCCGCGCTTTCGCGAGATGGAGGCGCGTTTTCCGCGCTACGCCGAGGCCATGGCCTGGGAACAACATAACCTGCCCCGACTTATGGACCGATGA